A genomic stretch from Primulina huaijiensis isolate GDHJ02 chromosome 14, ASM1229523v2, whole genome shotgun sequence includes:
- the LOC140956803 gene encoding auxin-responsive protein SAUR36-like, protein MSRRRGFLIKHRLTTLFRRFFRRKRSSETYLRLNPIETEASKVVSRLINWTQHLRTKALAMVSRNDNHAGRGYIRVGGDPVLEKPVQVPKGHIAVYVGQQDGDSRRMLVPVVFINHPLFLDLLKESEREYGFDHPGGITIPCRISEFESVQTQIKAVQYTRKLQTMNI, encoded by the exons ATGAGCAGGAGACGTGGTTTCTTGATCAAACACCGTCTGACGACGCTTTTCCGGCGGTTCTTTAGGCGAAAGCGCTCGTCAGAAACGTACCTCCGGCTAAACCCGATTGAAACTGAAGCATCCAAAGTCGTTTCAAGACTCATTAACTGGACACAACACCTCAGAACAAAAGCACTGGCAATGGTATCAAGAAATGATAATCATGCGGGTCGGGGATACATCCGGGTCGGTGGAGACCCGGTTCTGGAGAAACCCGTGCAGGTTCCTAAAGGGCATATTGCGGTTTACGTGGGTCAACAAGATGGGGATTCTCGGAGGATGTTGGTGCCCGTAGTGTTTATTAATCACCCTTTGTTTTTGGATTTGCTTAAAGAGTCCGAAAGGGAATACGGGTTTGATCATCCGGGTGGGATAACGATACCTTGTCGGATCTCGGAGTTCGAGAGTGTCCAGACACAGATCAAGGCGGTTCAATATACCCGGAAGTTGCAG ACAATGAATATTTGA
- the LOC140957513 gene encoding methionine aminopeptidase 1A: protein MAGGSDAVETTTLSCAKCGKPSHLQCPKCVELKLPREDAAFCSQDCFKESWSSHKSVHVKAKLSSPGLENPSEQNSGSSNDGWLYCLRKGQSRSPKIPHFDWTGSLRPYPISKRRLVPAHIDQPDWAIDGTPKSEPNSDLQHHVEIKTPDQIEKMRETCRIGREVLDAAARIIRPGITTDEIDAVVHEVTIAAGGYPSPLNYHFFPKSCCTSVNEVICHGIPDARKLEDGDIVNVDVTVYYKGVHGDLNETFFVGNVDEASQRLVQCTYECLEKAIAIVKPGVRFREIGEIINRHASMSGFSVVKSYCGHGIGELFHCAPNIPHYARNKAVGVMKAGQTFTIEPMINSGVWRDRMWPDGWTSATADGKRSAQFEHTLLVTDTGVEVLTARLPSSPNMFPWLNP from the exons ATGGCGGGTGGATCGGATGCGGTGGAGACGACAACCTTATCATGTGCTAAATGCGGCAAGCCTTCTCATCTGCA GTGCCCAAAGTGCGTTGAACTAAAGCTCCCTCGTGAAGATGCTGCTTTCTG TTCTCAAGATTGTTTCAAGGAATCTTGGAGTTCTCATAAATCTGTTCATGTGAAAGCAAAGTTGTCTTCCCCGGGACTTGAAAATCCCAGTGAACAAAATTCAGGCTCGTCTAATGATGGTTGGCTCTATTGCTTGAGGAAAGGGCAATCTCGTTCACCAAAGATTCCACATTTTGACTGGACTGG GTCGTTAAGACCGTATCCAATATCAAAAAGGCGTCTCGTACCTGCTCACATAGACCAACCTGACTGGGCAATCGAT GGAACACCAAAAAGTGAACCTAACAGTGATCTGCAGCATCATGTTGAG ATCAAGACTCCTGATCAAATTGAGAAAATGCGGGAAACCTGCCGA ATAGGAAGGGAAGTTTTGGATGCTGCTGCTCGAATCATTCGACCTGGAATTACAACTGATGAAATTGATGCAGTGGTTCATGAAGTGACAATTGCTGCTG GAGGATATCCATCTCCATTAAATTACCATTTCTTCCCCAAGTCTTGCTGCAC ATCTGTTAATGAAGTTATCTGTCATGGGATTCCAGACGCAAG GAAATTAGAAGATGGTGATATTGTAAATGTCGATGTAACTGTGTACTATAAAGGGGTacatg gTGACTTGAATGAGACATTCTTTGTGGGTAATGTTGATGAAGCATCTCAACGGCTGGTCCAGTGTACATATGAATGCTTGGAGAAGGCAATAGCAATTG TTAAACCTGGTGTACGATTTCGTGAAATTGGGGAGATTATTAACAGGCATGCTTCTATGTCAGGATTCTCCGTG GTGAAATCATATTGCGGCCATGGTATTGGTGAGCTCTTCCACTGCGCGCCGAATATACCTCATTATGCAA GAAATAAAGCAGTTGGAGTAATGAAGGCTGGCCAGACCTTTACTATTGAACCAATGATTAATTCAG GCGTTTGGCGTGATCGAATGTGGCCTGATGGATGGACTTCTGCAACTGCTGATGGCAAACGTAGTGCTCAGTTTGAGCACACTCTTTTG GTAACAGATACAGGAGTCGAAGTTCTGACAGCACGTCTCCCCTCGTCCCCCAACATGTTTCCCTGGCTAAATCCATAG
- the LOC140957530 gene encoding protein GRAVITROPIC IN THE LIGHT 1-like: MQHTGAKDTQLRENSNQKVHPQPMEEATNQNPEAMENLVSKMFTNISSLKSAYIQLQSAHTPYDPDKIQAADKLVISELKNLSELKHFYREHNPKPVCVSPQDSRLAAEIQEQQSLLKTYEVMVKKFQSEIQNKDSEILQLQQLIEEANQKRVKLEKNLKLRGLSTKESEGGGDENRYSSLELSPDLFKSAVEAASRAIHDFSKPLINMMKAAGWDLDSAANSIEPDIVYAKRAHKKYAFESHICQRIFIDFQDKSYSIKPENPPEVPNESLFQQYLTLREMDPLDAVCQTPDSAFGKFCQNKYLILIHPKMEASFFGNLDQWNFIMGGGHPRTAFYQAFLKLAKSIWLLHMLAHSFDHPVKIFQVKRDNEFSEDYMESVVKKYIIEDGDKKPKVGFMVTPGFWIGGSVIQSQVYLTGIKVPE, encoded by the coding sequence ATGCAACACACTGGTGCAAAAGATACCCAACTTCGTGAAAATAGCAACCAAAAGGTTCATCCCCAACCAATGGAAGAGGCCACAAATCAAAATCCTGAAGCTATGGAAAACCTAGTATCTAAGATGTTTACAAACATATCCTCTCTGAAGTCAGCTTACATTCAACTTCAATCTGCTCATACTCCTTATGACCCTGACAAAATTCAAGCTGCCGATAAACTCGTAATATCAGAGTTGAAAAATTTATCCGAACTCAAGCACTTTTATAGAGAGCACAACCCCAAACCAGTCTGTGTTTCCCCCCAAGACTCCCGGCTAGCTGCTGAGATTCAAGAACAGCAGAGCTTGTTAAAAACATATGAGGTCATGGTGAAAAAgtttcagtctgagattcagaatAAAGATTCTGAGATCCTTCAATTACAGCAGCTTATTGAAGAGGCTAATCAGAAGCGTGTAAAACTTGAGAAGAACTTAAAGCTCAGAGGCTTGTCAACCAAAGAATCTGAAGGGGGTGGTGATGAAAATAGATATTCCTCATTGGAGTTGTCACCGGATCTTTTCAAGTCAGCAGTGGAAGCTGCTTCTAGGGCCATTCACGACTTTTCCAAGCCGTTGATTAACATGATGAAAGCAGCTGGATGGGATCTTGATTCGGCAGCAAACTCCATAGAGCCAGATATTGTTTATGCGAAGCGAGCTCACAAGAAATATGCCTTTGAATCTCACATTTGTCAAAGAATATTCATCGATTTCCAAGACAAAAGCTATTCCATAAAACCAGAAAACCCACCAGAGGTCCCAAATGAAAGTTTGTTTCAGCAGTATCTTACCTTGAGGGAAATGGATCCTCTAGATGCCGTATGCCAGACTCCAGATTCAgcttttggaaaattttgccAGAACAAATACCTCATACTGATCCATCCGAAAATGGAAGCTTCATTTTTTGGAAACCTAGACCAATGGAATTTCATCATGGGCGGTGGGCATCCTAGGACTGCCTTTTACCAGGCTTTTCTGAAACTTGCCAAGTCAATCTGGCTTTTGCACATGTTGGCACATTCTTTTGATCATCCCGTCAAAATATTTCAAGTGAAGCGCGATAACGAGTTTTCAGAAGATTATATGGAAAGCGTAGTAAAAAAGTACATTATAGAAGACGGTGATAAAAAACCTAAAGTCGGTTTCATGGTTACGCCGGGCTTTTGGATTGGTGGTAGCGTCATCCAGTCCCAAGTCTACCTTACAGGTATAAAGGTGCCTGAATGA